TCTCGGCCTTGGCGCCCGCTGCGGCGAGCATGGCGAACGAGCCGACGGTGATGATCTGGGTCAGGGAGAGGGACTTCATGATGCAGGCCTTTCAGGGTGTGTTGAGGAGCCCTGATCGTGCTTGCAGAGGTGCGGCAAGTCCTTTCGCCGCGGTTTCGGCGTGTTTCGTTTTATTGCGACGCTATTGCTTTCGCAGTAACCGAAGCAATGCGGCCAGTGCGGCGCAGGGCGCGAGCAGCGCCCAGAAGCCCGCATGCGCATAGCCCAGGCCGCCAGCCAGCGAGCCCACCGCGAACGCCGCGATCGGTGGCCAGGCCTTGCGCACACGCCCCGCGGCCGCGTCTGCAGCAGGTGCGCGCGCGGCCATGTCGACGAGGTCCATCACGAGCTGCGTGACGTTGCCGGTCATCACCGTGCTGGGCGTCAGCCGCGCGAAGACGCTGCGCGCGGCGGTGTTCTGGATCGACATGGTGAGCACGCCCACCAGGCCGACCGCGATGGCCGACACGCCGTTGCCGCTCACGAAAGGACCGGCCCAGACGCCGGCTCCCATGAAGGCCACAAGAAAGAGCAACTGCGTGGCCATCAGCGGCACCGCGGTGTCGAGCCCGCGGCGCTCGCCCCGCAACTGGAACATCCGCGTAGCCGCCACGCCGATCACGAACATCGGCAGGGCCAGCAGCTTGCCGACCACGCCCGAATGCGCGCCGCCGGCAATCGCCGCACCGATCAGCACGAAGTTGCCGGTGACATGCGCGGTGAAGAGCCCGAACAGCGCCACGAAACCGAGGGTGTCGACGAAGCCGCCTGTGAAGGCGAGCAGCATGCCGTGCCATGCGCTGCCGGGCGCAGACGCAGGGGTCGCGGGCACGGTGTTCGTCATTCCCGCAACCGCCCGCCGCACATCAGCCCGCGAGGGCCGTGGCGGGATCATCGGACTCGAGGATGCCCTTGGCCCACGCTTCGAGCTTGCTGGTGTCGGCGCGCAGCACCTCCTGCTTCACGGCCAGGATGCGCGACGGATGCATCGAGAAGCTGCGCAGGCCCAGGCCGAGCAGCAGGCGGGTGAAGGCCACGTCGCCCGCCATTTCGCCGCACACGGCCACGCCCTTGCCCTGGCGGCGGCACTCGGCGATGGTGTCGGCCACCAGCTTGAGCACCGCGGGGTGCGCGGGGTCGTAGAGGTGCGCGACCGACTCGTCGGCGCGGTCGATGGCCAGCGTGTACTGGATCAGGTCGTTGGTGCCGATCGACAGGAAATCGAAGTGCTTGAGAAAGGTCTTGAGCGTGAGCGCGGCCGCGGGAATCTCGATCATGGCGCCGAGCTTCACGCTGCCGTACACGGCCCCGCGGTTGTCCAGCTCCACACGTGCAAAGTCGATCAGCGAGAGCGTCTGGCGGATCTCGCTTGCGTGCGCGAGCATCGGAATCAACAGGTGGATCTCGCCGTGCGCGGCCGCGCGCAGGATGGCGCGCAGCTGCGTGAGGAACATCGCCGGATCGGCCAGGCTCCAGCGAATGGCGCGCAGGCCGAGCGCGGGATTCAGGTGCTCCTGCTTGCTGCCGGACTTGTTGTCCAGTTGCTTGTCGGCGCCCACGTCGATGGTGCGGATCGTGACCGGCATGCCCTGCATGCCCTCGACCGCGCGCTTGTAGGCCTGGTATTGCTCTTCCTCGTCGGGCAGGCGCGTCTGGCGCGCCGAAGATTCACGGCCCATG
This region of Variovorax sp. RKNM96 genomic DNA includes:
- a CDS encoding YoaK family protein, translating into MTNTVPATPASAPGSAWHGMLLAFTGGFVDTLGFVALFGLFTAHVTGNFVLIGAAIAGGAHSGVVGKLLALPMFVIGVAATRMFQLRGERRGLDTAVPLMATQLLFLVAFMGAGVWAGPFVSGNGVSAIAVGLVGVLTMSIQNTAARSVFARLTPSTVMTGNVTQLVMDLVDMAARAPAADAAAGRVRKAWPPIAAFAVGSLAGGLGYAHAGFWALLAPCAALAALLRLLRKQ